A region from the Prionailurus viverrinus isolate Anna chromosome E2, UM_Priviv_1.0, whole genome shotgun sequence genome encodes:
- the SDR42E1 gene encoding short-chain dehydrogenase/reductase family 42E member 1: MDSRKSPKETVLITGGGGYFGFRLGCALNQKGFHVILFDIKSPARPLPEGVKFIHGDIRHLCDVEKAFQDVDIACVFHTASYGMSGREQLNRSLIEEVNVGGTDHILQVCRRRGVPRLVYTSTFNVIFGGQVIRNGDESLPYLPLHLHPDHYSRTKSIAEKKVLEANGATLVRSDGILRTCALRPAGIYGPGEQRHLPRIVSYIERGLFKFVYGDPGSLVEFVHVDNLVQAHILASEALTAAKGHVASGQPYFISDGRPVNNFEFLRPLVEGLGYRFPSIRLPLTLIYCFAFLTEMAHFLFGRVYNFQPFLTRTEVYKTGVTHYFSLEKAKKELGYEAQPFDLQEVVDWFKAHGHGRSPGGHASGCLVWDGLTVFLLVIVVLIWLPSPVARSL; this comes from the exons ATGGACTCCCGCAAATCCCCGAAGGAAACGGTCCTTATTACAGGAGGAGGTGGCTATTTTGGTTTCCG CCTAGGCTGTGCTCTGAACCAGAAAGGATTCCACGTGATTCTCTTTGACATCAAAAGCCCTGCTCGTCCCTTGCCAGAGGGAGTCAAGTTTATACACGGAGACATTCGCCACCTCTGTGATGTGGAGAAAGCCTTCCAGGATGTGGACATTGCATGTGTGTTCCATACCGCCTCTTACGGCATGTCGGGGCGGGAGCAGCTGAATCGAAGCCTGATTGAAGAAGTCAACGTCGGGGGCACAGACCACATCCTCCAGGTTTGCAGGAGGAGAGGGGTGCCAAGGTTAGTTTACACTAGCACTTTCAATGTCATCTTTGGAGGTCAAGTTATCAGAAATGGAGATGAATCTCTGCCTTACCTACCTCTTCACCTCCATCCTGATCACTACTCTCGGACCAAATCTATTGCAGAAAAGAAAGTGCTGGAGGCCAATGGTGCTACCCTGGTAAGAAGTGATGGTATCTTGAGAACCTGTGCTCTGAGGCCGGCTGGCATCTACGGGCCTGGAGAACAAAGGCACCTTCCCAGGATAGTGAGCTACATTGAGAGGGGTCTCTTCAAGTTTGTGTATGGGGATCCTGGGAGCCTCGTTGAATTTGTCCACGTGGATAACTTGGTCCAGGCTCACATTCTGGCCTCAGAGGCCCTGACAGCTGCCAAGGGCCACGTGGCCTCTGGGCAGCCCTACTTCATTTCGGACGGCAGACCCGTGAACAACTTTGAGTTCCTCCGGCCTCTGGTTGAGGGCCTGGGCTACAGGTTCCCATCCATCCGCCTGCCCTTGACCCTCATCTACTGTTTTGCTTTCCTGACAGAAATGGCTCACTTCCTTTTTGGTAGGGTCTACAACTTCCAGCCCTTCCTCACCCGCACAGAAGTTTACAAAACTGGCGTCACACATTACTTTAGTCTAGAGAAGGCCAAGAAGGAGCTGGGTTACGAGGCTCAGCCATTTGACCTCCAGGAAGTAGTCGACTGGTTTAAGGCACATGGCCATGGCAGAAGTCCTGGGGGTCATGCCTCCGGGTGTCTTGTTTGGGATGGGCTGACGGTCTTCCTCTTGGTCATAGTGGTTCTCATATGGCTGCCTTCTCCTGTGGCTCGATCACTCTGA